In Lolium perenne isolate Kyuss_39 unplaced genomic scaffold, Kyuss_2.0 unplaced12, whole genome shotgun sequence, one genomic interval encodes:
- the LOC139834273 gene encoding probable DNA helicase MCM9 produces MPPPLSDDHDEAAELSGYEPTLAKFLHSFHSDDLRRILLHSEPTLHFPLVIDFAELFDFDTELGNALYNDPKAFLPVFDAAAQRAQSEVLEILNTSELMGTPDKLNPAAAKKEFVHVRVNTSGSPLLFPESSPSIGKVRVKHRGVLLTLKGTVIRSGGVKMIEGERW; encoded by the exons ATGCCGCCGCCGCTCTCCGATGACCACGACGAGGCAGCCGAGCTTTCAGGGTACGAGCCTACGCTCGCCAAGTTCCTCCATAGTTTCCATTCCGACGACCTCCGCCGCATCCTCCTCCACTCCGAGCCCACGCTCCACTTCCCCCTCGTCATCGA CTTCGCGGAGCTCTTCGATTTCGACACCGAACTGGGCAACGCACTGTACAACGACCCCAAGGCCTTCCTCCCCGTCTTCGACGCCGCCGCTCAACGCGCCCAG AGTGAGGTGTTGGAAATTCTCAACACGAGCGAGTTGATGGGGACTCCGGATAAGTTGAATCCCGCCGCGGCGAAGAAGGAGTTTGTGCACGTGCGCGTCAACACCTCCGGGTCGCCACTTCTATTCCCGG AATCGTCACCGAGCATTGggaaggtaagggtgaagcatagGGGGGTTCTGCTGACCTTGAAGGGGACTGTGATCAGGTCAGGTGGTGTGAAGATGATCGAGGGCGAGCGGTGGTGa